The sequence below is a genomic window from Pleurocapsa sp. PCC 7327.
GCGATCGCAGGGCAATTTCGGCAGCACTACCTCCTAATAAGATGACCCCGCCCAGGTTTAACGTCTGCAACCAATAGCGTAACTTAGCAGCAGGCGGTTCCCAAGCGGGATAGCGAATTTGTCGGTCGAACAAATAGCCAGAGGCACGTACCACTACCATTTGTCCGATCTGTTCCTTGAGAGAGAGTTGCGTCCAATCGGGTAAATAGTCAGTCATAATAGTTCAAAGTTTAGAGTTCAAAATTCAAAATTACCTCAAACTTTGAACTTTGAATTTTTCACGATTTTAGTCGCGCGCGTTACCCTAAATCCTCTTGCTCAAGATTATCTATCTCTTCGTCCTCTTCTCGATGAGTGTCGCGAATTTGGTTTAACAGATGTAAGGTGCGATCGCCTCGCTCTAGAGAACGATCTTCGACAAACACGACTTCTGGCGTTCGGCGCAGTCTAATCCGCTGACCGAGTTCGCGGCGCACGAAGGCAGTAGAAGATTTCAATCCTGCCATCGTCTCGGCTTTTGCCGCTTCTGTGCCATAGATGCTGACGTATATTTTAGCATGTTGCAGGTCGCCAGAGACATCGACATCTGTAACGCTGACCATACCAGCGCCCACGCGATCGTCTTTGATCTCGTTGAGCAACATCTGGCTAACTTCGCGTTTGATTAGAGAAGAAACGCGCGAAACCCGACGATTATCAGCCATAATTTTCGCCCCCTTTTTTTGACTATGGGCAATTTTAGGTATTATCCCTTGTCTATTGTCGGTTATTTTGCGGTTTTCGTTTCGGAAAACTAATGACTTTCAGGTTGCGATTGGCTAGGCTGCTGATAACCCCAGCATGGCTCTGAGCGTGAAGGCGATAAAGGCAAATCCGCCTGCTAATATCCCTACGATTGCAATTGCCGTTACAGGATTTTTGAACCAGGGTTTTAAGCTGTCAAAAAAAGCAATAAAAATTCCCAGAATCAGACTCAGAAGATAGGTCGGGTAACGAGAAACATTGATAAAAAAGTCTTTCATCGCTCAGCAGGGCATTCTACATTACATCTTTATGGTGTAGCACCTGTTCGGGTACTTAGACAACCGTTCGAGGTGAGAATTGGAAAATCTCCAACTCGCCGATGATGGTATGCTATGACAATCTTCTCGGATTTGTGAGTACGAGCGTCTTGAAAAGTGCGTGTTTAAAAATCGCGAGCAAGACGCGAAGCGTCCTGAGTGTAAGCAAAGGATCTTTCGCACTACCTAAATTACAATTCTCGTTAGGCAGGAACTCGAACGATATCTTGCCCTGCTAGTCCAAAAGCTTCGTGAACGGCTTGTAAGGCTTTAATACCATCTTCTTTGGTTACTACGCAACTGATTTTAATTTCAGAGGTAGTAATCATTTGAATGTTGACGTTCTGCTGGGCTAAAGATTCAAAAAATCGAGCCGCAACCCCTGGCTGTCCTGCCATTCCAGAGCCGACAATGCTAACTTTAGCCACATTGGTATCTACCTTAACTTCGCCGCAACCCGTGCTAGCAGCTAGGGCTTCTAGGGCTATCCGTGCTGCTTCTGCGTCTGCCTGGGCGACGGTAAAAGCGATGTCGCGGGCGGGGGTGCCGTTAATGATGCGACAGCGTTGGGACTGAATAATCGTGTCTACGCTGATATTTTTCTCGGCAAGCGCTCCAAAAATTTGCGCCGCCATGCCGGGGCGGTTTGGCACGTAACGAATCGCAATTTGTGCTTGATTGGTATCTAAGGCGACTCCGCGCACGGGTGGAGAGTCGGCAGATTCGGTAACGACGGTTGGGGGGAGGAGGGGAGAATCTTCTACTTCAAATGCTTCGCACAAGGCTTTAATAGCGCGATCGCACTCGTCTTCAGCAATGACACAACTCACCTTTACCTCGGAAGTCGAAATCATCTCGATATTGACGTTTGCTTCGGCTAAGGCTTTGAACATCCGGGCGGCAATCCCCGGACGGCCGATCATGCCTGCCCCCGCGATGGAAATTTTGGCAATGCGTTTTTCTACCATGACTTCGGCTTCTTCAGAATTTGTCGGATGGGAGCGCAAAGCGGGGGCGATCGCTTCTGCTACGGCTTCGGCTTTGACGAGCATGTCTTTGACGACGGTAAAGGCAATGTCGTTGCTATTGCCTTCGTGAATTGACTGGATGATGAGATCGACATCGACGTTTTGACGGGCAATTTCGCCAAATAACCGCGCTGCAATGCCGGGGCGATCGGGCACTCGTAGGAGCGCGACTTTTGCCTGATCTGCGTCGAACCCGACTGCATCGACTGTCTTGGTAATTTCTAATCCGACTAAGGGACGAGGTTTTGGTATGGGCGAGATAACTTTCGTTCCCGGTTCGTCACTCCAACTCGAACGGACGACTAGGGGCACGCCGTAATTTTTGGCTATCTCAACTGCCCTCGGATGGAGAACTTTTGCGCCCAAGCTGGCCAACTCCAGCATTTCGTCGCAGGTAATTTCGTCCATTAACTTCGCCTGTGGTACGATGCGAGGATCGGTGGTGAGAATGCCGGGAACGTCGGTATAAATTTCGCACAGATTGGCTTTTAAAGCGGCAGCCAAAGCAACGGCTGACGTGTCCGATCCCCCGCGTCCCAGGGTCGTGATTTCTAGGTCGTCAATGCTGCTAATGCCCTGAAAACCAGCTACGACGACGACTTTTCCTCGTTCGAGATGGTGCTGGAGACGTTTTGTCTTGATTTCTAAGATTCTGGCACGGCTGTGTTCGGCTTCGGTGACGATGCCAACTTGGGCACCCGTTAGCGAAATGGCAGGCTGTCCCAATTCCTGCAATGCCATACTCATCAGCGCGATGGATACCTGTTCCCCAGTCGAGAGAAGCATGTCCATCTCCCGGCGACAGGGATTAGGGGAAATTTGCTTGGCTAAGTTGACCAAACCATCGGTGGTTTTTCCCATTGCAGAAACGACAACGACGACTGCGTTGCCGTCTTGGACGCTTTGCCGTACCCGTCGGGCTACTGCTTGAATGCGATCGACCGAACCAACGGAAGTTCCACCGTATTTTTGGACAATGAGTGCCATGCGTTTTCCTTTTTAGACCCAGGGTAGTCTATCCTATCAATTTTCTAAATTATCAAACTTGTGGAAACAAGTAGAAAAGGACAAAATAAGAAATCAAGCGATCGCCCGACTCAATTATTCCAACTTTTCTCTCCTGTTAGCTATTTGCATCTACTAACCGAGAAGTCTTGAAGCGATTCATCCATCTTTCTAGATAAGCCCGATTGGCTTTTTTCTTTTCTGGATCGGTAGTATCTAATGGATAGGGTGCCAATCCCTTAATGGCTGCTGTCGTCACGCAAAACATAGCCTTTTGGAAACTTTGACAAATTTGCACTAATAAGTCATCTTCTTTACGGAAACTCTGGCGGTAGATTTCATGGAGATATTCCGGCAGAAAATGACGCATATCCTGCATTAGCAAGGTTGGCGGGATGCCTGCACCTCCGGTTGGCAAAGGATCGGCATACAGTGCCCCATAAGCAAACATCTCTTGGTCGTAGGGAATTTGATAAGCTTGAGCATTGTAAGAAATCGTGCCGGGGAAGGGCGTTCCCCTAAAAAATACTGACTCTACATAAGGAACTGCCGTATCGGGAAGAAATGTTAAGCCTGCCGATTTGGGAATCAGATCGTAAACCTGACCTTTAAGTTTAACTTGATAAGTAATCGGTTTATTGGCAGCGGCGACTAAACCATCCAAGATGTGTTGTACTACTTGCGGGATAGATTGAATTTCGCCGCGATCGTAGCGATCTGATAGATTGAGAAAAATATCGGCCATCACTCGCCAAAATTGTCCCAATCCGCTATAATAAGCCATCTGCCGCATTTGTTCGGGCAAAAACTCCGGGAAGATTTTGTGTAGTCCTAGCATCGCTACATTGCCCCTGAATTTAGCTTGGATGACTTTTTCTGCGGCTTTCCTAAAGGCTGGCGTATCGCAATAGGCATCTAATCCGCCGCCGCCGTGCCAGAACATCACTTTCATG
It includes:
- the rbfA gene encoding 30S ribosome-binding factor RbfA, producing the protein MADNRRVSRVSSLIKREVSQMLLNEIKDDRVGAGMVSVTDVDVSGDLQHAKIYVSIYGTEAAKAETMAGLKSSTAFVRRELGQRIRLRRTPEVVFVEDRSLERGDRTLHLLNQIRDTHREEDEEIDNLEQEDLG
- a CDS encoding CO2 hydration protein; the encoded protein is MVSTQLEPSKHPLAKYIYRLESGDALLKDSPENVTEVVGILKSYGVVLDAYSRNLIYIAENQFLVLFPFFKYFNGEITFAKLLRHWWHDRINFEYAEYCMKVMFWHGGGGLDAYCDTPAFRKAAEKVIQAKFRGNVAMLGLHKIFPEFLPEQMRQMAYYSGLGQFWRVMADIFLNLSDRYDRGEIQSIPQVVQHILDGLVAAANKPITYQVKLKGQVYDLIPKSAGLTFLPDTAVPYVESVFFRGTPFPGTISYNAQAYQIPYDQEMFAYGALYADPLPTGGAGIPPTLLMQDMRHFLPEYLHEIYRQSFRKEDDLLVQICQSFQKAMFCVTTAAIKGLAPYPLDTTDPEKKKANRAYLERWMNRFKTSRLVDANS
- a CDS encoding DUF751 family protein — its product is MKDFFINVSRYPTYLLSLILGIFIAFFDSLKPWFKNPVTAIAIVGILAGGFAFIAFTLRAMLGLSAA
- a CDS encoding aspartate kinase, which encodes MALIVQKYGGTSVGSVDRIQAVARRVRQSVQDGNAVVVVVSAMGKTTDGLVNLAKQISPNPCRREMDMLLSTGEQVSIALMSMALQELGQPAISLTGAQVGIVTEAEHSRARILEIKTKRLQHHLERGKVVVVAGFQGISSIDDLEITTLGRGGSDTSAVALAAALKANLCEIYTDVPGILTTDPRIVPQAKLMDEITCDEMLELASLGAKVLHPRAVEIAKNYGVPLVVRSSWSDEPGTKVISPIPKPRPLVGLEITKTVDAVGFDADQAKVALLRVPDRPGIAARLFGEIARQNVDVDLIIQSIHEGNSNDIAFTVVKDMLVKAEAVAEAIAPALRSHPTNSEEAEVMVEKRIAKISIAGAGMIGRPGIAARMFKALAEANVNIEMISTSEVKVSCVIAEDECDRAIKALCEAFEVEDSPLLPPTVVTESADSPPVRGVALDTNQAQIAIRYVPNRPGMAAQIFGALAEKNISVDTIIQSQRCRIINGTPARDIAFTVAQADAEAARIALEALAASTGCGEVKVDTNVAKVSIVGSGMAGQPGVAARFFESLAQQNVNIQMITTSEIKISCVVTKEDGIKALQAVHEAFGLAGQDIVRVPA